In one window of Halalkalicoccus subterraneus DNA:
- the ftsY gene encoding signal recognition particle-docking protein FtsY, with protein sequence MFDGLKEKIGRFRDDVEEEAEDAEDAPEPTDAAEPDTSDDPESSGSNDPVVEADTAAASTEVPEPEPDSEPEPAGSGEPVDPEASDEPDEPIAADAAEPEPEPDERSSGSGSGFMHRARSLATGQIVVDPEVIEGPLDDLEFALLESDVEFTVAQEIVTNLRADLENATRGMTQTVEERVDQALREALLDVISVGQFDFDERIAAADKPVTLIFTGVNGVGKTTSIAKLSRYLEERGYSTVLANGDTYRAGANEQIAEHADRLGTELISHEQGGDPAAVIYDAVEYAEAHGVDVVLGDTAGRLHTNEGLMDQLEKIDRVVGPDMTLFTDEAVAGQDAVQRAKKFNDVAEIDGAILTKADADANGGAAISIAYVTGKPILFLGTGQEYDDIERFDPEWVVDQLVGK encoded by the coding sequence ATGTTCGACGGCCTGAAAGAGAAGATCGGGCGCTTTCGCGACGACGTCGAGGAGGAAGCCGAAGACGCGGAGGACGCGCCCGAACCGACGGACGCCGCCGAACCCGACACATCGGACGACCCGGAGTCGAGTGGGTCGAACGATCCGGTCGTCGAGGCCGATACGGCGGCGGCATCCACCGAGGTTCCCGAACCCGAACCCGATTCCGAGCCCGAACCGGCGGGTTCGGGCGAGCCGGTCGACCCCGAAGCATCCGACGAACCCGACGAGCCGATCGCGGCGGACGCCGCCGAACCCGAACCGGAACCCGACGAGCGCTCGTCGGGTTCCGGTAGCGGGTTTATGCACCGCGCGAGGTCGCTCGCGACCGGCCAGATCGTCGTCGACCCCGAGGTCATCGAGGGACCGCTCGACGATCTGGAGTTCGCGCTGCTCGAAAGCGACGTCGAGTTCACGGTCGCCCAGGAGATCGTCACGAACCTGCGGGCCGATCTCGAGAACGCGACCCGTGGGATGACCCAAACCGTCGAGGAACGGGTCGACCAGGCGCTTCGCGAGGCGCTATTGGACGTGATCAGCGTCGGGCAGTTCGATTTCGACGAGCGGATCGCCGCCGCCGACAAGCCCGTTACCCTCATTTTCACCGGCGTCAACGGCGTCGGCAAGACCACCTCGATCGCGAAGCTCTCGCGATACCTCGAGGAGCGCGGGTATTCGACGGTGCTGGCAAACGGTGACACCTACCGGGCGGGCGCCAACGAGCAGATCGCAGAGCACGCCGACCGGCTGGGAACGGAGCTGATCTCCCACGAGCAGGGCGGCGATCCGGCGGCGGTGATCTACGACGCCGTCGAGTACGCCGAGGCCCACGGGGTCGACGTGGTGCTCGGCGACACGGCGGGCCGGCTCCACACGAACGAGGGGCTGATGGACCAACTCGAGAAGATCGATCGGGTCGTCGGCCCGGACATGACGCTCTTTACCGACGAGGCCGTCGCCGGTCAGGACGCCGTCCAGCGCGCCAAGAAGTTCAACGACGTCGCGGAGATCGACGGCGCGATCCTCACGAAGGCCGACGCGGACGCGAACGGCGGCGCGGCGATCTCGATCGCCTACGTCACCGGCAAGCCGATCCTCTTTCTGGGCACCGGTCAGGAGTACGACGATATCGAACGGTTCGACCCCGAATGGGTCGTCGATCAGCTGGTCGGCAAGTGA
- a CDS encoding flippase, whose translation MAEDDEPFRKLFAGGSIVFIGEMFGLAISFLSTLVIGRLLGPEGYGAIALGSAALATASTLVLLGMHTGIGRFLPRYDDPERRRGVLVSAFQLVLPLSVLAGGVLFVFGDSIAMTVFGDESVAPVLRVFGLAMPFASVEKLAVGGIQGTKRSAPKVFVENVTAHLTRLLLAVVILWLGFDAAGVAWAYVLGHAAAATLGMYYLYRYTSLFTRTPAVSMHRELLAFSAPLIISSIMVKILADIDTFLLGYFVSTADVGIYNVLYPLATMLTAVLASFGFLFVPILSELHAEGDVAEMKHTYQLVTKWIFMVSLPIVLVIALFPELLLRYTYGPDYTEGALALSILAGGFFVHAVAGPNYKTLTAMGNTRLIMVDNMGAALLNVALNVVFIPRYSYLGASVATVISYLALNIAYSTQLYTRTGIHPFSPSLFKPAIAATASIGAIYLVVTSIVTVTLPVFLLMFSLFLAIHAVVTLRLGGIEREEVLLVLDFEERLGVDLGPAKTIAKRFL comes from the coding sequence ATGGCCGAGGACGACGAGCCCTTCCGGAAGCTGTTCGCCGGCGGGAGCATCGTCTTCATCGGCGAGATGTTCGGGTTGGCGATCTCGTTCCTCTCGACGCTCGTCATCGGGCGTCTGCTAGGGCCCGAGGGCTACGGTGCGATCGCGCTGGGCTCTGCGGCGCTCGCGACCGCCTCGACGCTCGTTCTCCTGGGAATGCACACGGGTATCGGGCGATTCCTGCCGCGATACGACGACCCCGAGCGGCGTCGCGGCGTCCTCGTCTCGGCGTTCCAGCTCGTACTCCCCCTCTCGGTGCTCGCCGGGGGGGTCCTATTCGTCTTCGGCGATTCCATTGCGATGACCGTCTTCGGCGACGAGAGCGTCGCGCCGGTGTTGCGCGTGTTCGGGCTCGCGATGCCCTTTGCCTCGGTCGAGAAGCTCGCTGTCGGTGGGATCCAGGGAACGAAACGCTCGGCCCCGAAGGTGTTCGTCGAGAACGTTACCGCCCACCTCACGCGACTCCTGCTCGCCGTGGTCATCCTCTGGTTGGGGTTCGACGCCGCCGGCGTCGCGTGGGCGTACGTGCTCGGTCACGCCGCCGCCGCTACCCTGGGAATGTACTACCTCTACCGGTACACGTCGCTGTTTACGCGCACTCCGGCCGTCTCGATGCACCGCGAACTGCTCGCCTTCTCCGCACCGTTGATCATCTCCTCGATCATGGTGAAGATCCTCGCCGATATCGATACGTTTCTGCTCGGCTATTTCGTCTCGACGGCCGACGTCGGCATCTACAACGTGCTCTACCCGCTCGCGACGATGTTGACGGCGGTGCTCGCCTCGTTCGGGTTCCTGTTCGTGCCGATCCTCTCGGAGCTGCACGCCGAGGGCGACGTCGCGGAGATGAAACACACCTACCAGCTGGTCACGAAGTGGATCTTCATGGTCTCGCTGCCGATCGTGCTGGTGATCGCGCTGTTTCCCGAACTGCTGCTTCGCTACACGTACGGTCCGGACTACACCGAGGGAGCGCTCGCGCTGTCGATCCTCGCGGGCGGCTTTTTCGTCCACGCCGTCGCCGGTCCCAACTACAAGACGCTGACCGCGATGGGCAACACCCGCCTGATCATGGTCGACAACATGGGTGCCGCGTTGCTCAACGTCGCGCTGAACGTCGTTTTCATCCCACGCTATTCCTACCTCGGCGCGTCGGTCGCGACCGTCATCTCGTATCTCGCGCTCAACATCGCGTACTCGACACAACTGTACACGCGAACCGGGATCCACCCCTTCTCCCCGTCGCTGTTCAAGCCCGCGATCGCCGCGACCGCCTCCATCGGCGCGATCTATCTCGTCGTCACCTCGATCGTGACCGTCACGCTCCCGGTGTTCCTCCTCATGTTCTCGCTCTTTCTCGCGATCCACGCGGTCGTGACTCTGCGCCTCGGCGGGATCGAACGCGAGGAAGTCCTCCTCGTGCTCGACTTCGAGGAGCGACTCGGCGTCGACCTCGGCCCCGCAAAGACGATCGCGAAACGCTTCCTCTGA